Proteins from a single region of Chryseomicrobium sp. FSL W7-1435:
- a CDS encoding YwgA family protein, producing the protein MLRDHASIVRFISQAQGITGRKKLQKMMYIAKKLGYPVNEKYEFHMYGPYSEELTARIEELCTMGFLSEQKEDKGAYTQYAYTTTDESTAFMELSPPLDSAFSTCIEEMKEKSSRFLELVATLFYFDDLEKPAQVEKVHIVKGKLNFTDTEFEEAFAFIEDLKKNNC; encoded by the coding sequence ATGCTACGTGACCATGCCAGCATTGTGCGCTTTATCTCACAGGCACAAGGGATCACCGGCCGAAAAAAGCTTCAAAAGATGATGTATATCGCCAAGAAGCTCGGCTACCCCGTGAACGAAAAATATGAATTCCACATGTACGGCCCTTATTCGGAAGAATTGACGGCGCGTATCGAGGAACTGTGCACGATGGGTTTTTTATCGGAGCAAAAAGAGGACAAAGGCGCTTACACCCAGTACGCTTACACTACGACGGATGAGAGCACTGCATTTATGGAGCTCAGCCCACCGCTTGATTCTGCTTTCTCGACTTGCATTGAAGAGATGAAAGAAAAATCATCACGCTTCTTAGAACTTGTTGCGACGCTGTTCTATTTCGATGATTTAGAAAAACCAGCTCAAGTCGAAAAGGTACATATTGTGAAGGGGAAATTGAACTTTACGGACACGGAGTTCGAAGAAGCCTTTGCTTTTATCGAGGATTTGAAGAAGAATAACTGTTAG
- a CDS encoding YwhD family protein: MSEQQKPKQKIGFTIIKNDPTDGHKGYGIGSLSLENVSPVIVDVEEGVARIEVGAMHARSDTERGIKFTTNREDSAGGKPHWLVWVTIDQMPEGPYYAGMASCEMVINREKRRGYKLLADHVNRMDKSMKRKFMLENLDERSKEILRDFLISHDEQMWERSPEELKQALASSD; encoded by the coding sequence ATGTCAGAACAGCAAAAACCAAAACAAAAAATCGGATTTACTATTATAAAGAACGACCCGACAGACGGCCACAAAGGATACGGCATTGGTTCACTGTCACTTGAAAATGTTTCTCCCGTAATTGTAGACGTGGAAGAAGGAGTAGCCCGCATTGAAGTTGGTGCCATGCATGCTCGCAGCGACACAGAGCGAGGTATCAAATTCACCACAAACCGTGAAGATTCAGCTGGAGGCAAACCGCACTGGCTTGTTTGGGTCACAATTGACCAGATGCCGGAAGGTCCCTATTACGCGGGAATGGCTTCGTGCGAAATGGTCATTAATCGTGAGAAGCGTCGCGGCTACAAGCTGCTTGCTGATCACGTAAACCGTATGGATAAATCGATGAAGCGCAAATTTATGTTGGAAAACTTAGATGAACGCTCGAAAGAGATTCTTCGCGATTTCTTGATTTCTCACGACGAACAAATGTGGGAAAGAAGTCCAGAAGAATTAAAACAAGCACTCGCAAGTTCTGACTAA
- a CDS encoding 2-hydroxymuconate tautomerase has protein sequence MPYVTVKMLEGRTDEQKKALVERVTAAVTETVDAPAEKVVVFIEEMPKSHYAVAGKRLSDQ, from the coding sequence ATGCCATACGTTACCGTGAAAATGTTGGAAGGTCGTACTGACGAACAGAAAAAAGCTCTAGTCGAGCGCGTAACTGCAGCCGTCACTGAGACTGTCGATGCACCAGCTGAAAAGGTTGTCGTGTTCATCGAAGAAATGCCGAAGAGCCACTATGCCGTTGCTGGAAAACGTCTATCTGATCAGTAA